In a single window of the Magnetofaba australis IT-1 genome:
- a CDS encoding NAD(P)H-dependent flavin oxidoreductase produces the protein MNANAAVEPLPPLTIGEHTLAVPIIQGGMGVRVSAHKLAAAVGNAGGAGIIATVALSLASKHYKKGKDYYKANIKALIDELQWAREKSPKGIIGANCMVAIRDYEDMVRTSVMHGAQMIISGAGLPLRLPEFAKDNTSCALVPIISSLRAAKLLTKRWHKLYKRIPDALVFEDPNTAGGHLGVDRSQLYGEEHGTDRVVPELAEWSRKEYGDEIPIVTAGGIWDRSDIDRVMAMGAKGVQMASRFICTHECDAADSFKESFIRAKQGDVVIIDSPAGLPGRALKTQFTNDLFRGAEVGHKCFATCLEACRCRDDKDAFCIAEALHLAQQGDMERGLVFTGTNATRHTEIVHVQDIFDEINGAAHTPQ, from the coding sequence ATGAACGCCAACGCCGCCGTCGAACCTCTGCCTCCGCTCACCATTGGCGAGCACACTCTGGCCGTGCCCATCATTCAGGGCGGCATGGGCGTGCGGGTCTCCGCGCACAAGCTGGCCGCCGCCGTAGGCAATGCGGGCGGCGCGGGCATCATCGCCACCGTGGCGCTGTCATTGGCCTCCAAGCACTACAAAAAGGGCAAGGATTACTACAAGGCCAATATCAAGGCGCTCATCGACGAGCTGCAATGGGCGCGTGAGAAGAGCCCCAAGGGGATCATTGGCGCCAACTGCATGGTGGCTATCCGCGACTATGAGGACATGGTGCGCACCTCGGTGATGCACGGCGCGCAGATGATCATTTCCGGCGCCGGTCTGCCGCTGCGTCTGCCCGAGTTCGCCAAGGACAACACCAGCTGCGCGCTAGTGCCCATCATCTCCTCCCTGCGCGCCGCCAAGCTGCTGACCAAGCGTTGGCACAAACTCTATAAACGCATTCCCGATGCGCTGGTGTTTGAAGATCCCAACACCGCTGGCGGCCATCTGGGGGTGGATCGTTCGCAGCTGTATGGCGAAGAGCACGGCACTGACCGTGTGGTGCCGGAACTGGCCGAGTGGTCGCGCAAAGAGTATGGCGATGAGATTCCCATCGTCACCGCGGGGGGCATCTGGGACCGCAGCGATATCGATCGCGTCATGGCCATGGGCGCCAAGGGCGTGCAGATGGCCAGCCGCTTTATCTGCACCCATGAGTGTGACGCCGCCGATAGCTTCAAGGAGTCCTTCATCCGCGCCAAACAGGGCGACGTGGTGATCATCGACTCCCCCGCCGGTCTACCGGGCCGGGCGTTGAAAACCCAGTTTACCAACGATCTGTTCCGCGGCGCCGAAGTGGGCCACAAGTGCTTCGCCACCTGCCTGGAGGCGTGCCGCTGCCGTGACGATAAGGACGCCTTCTGCATCGCCGAGGCGCTGCATCTGGCGCAACAGGGCGATATGGAGCGCGGTTTGGTCTTTACCGGCACCAACGCCACTCGCCATACCGAGATTGTTCACGTGCAGGATATTTTCGATGAGATCAATGGCGCTGCGCACACTCCGCAGTAA
- the yhbY gene encoding ribosome assembly RNA-binding protein YhbY has translation MTQRKPLSPTQRKHLKGLAHALKPMVMVGKEGVTESVVTAADEVLATQELIKVRFQEFKEQRNELSEELAERANAHLVGIIGHMATLYRPHANPDKRKIRLPKA, from the coding sequence ATGACCCAACGCAAACCCCTCAGCCCCACGCAGCGCAAGCATCTGAAAGGCTTGGCGCACGCTCTTAAACCGATGGTGATGGTGGGTAAGGAGGGCGTGACCGAGAGCGTGGTGACTGCCGCGGATGAAGTGTTGGCGACGCAGGAGCTGATCAAAGTGCGGTTTCAGGAGTTCAAAGAGCAGCGCAACGAACTCTCCGAGGAGCTGGCCGAGCGCGCCAATGCGCATCTGGTGGGCATCATCGGCCACATGGCGACGCTCTACCGCCCCCACGCCAACCCGGACAAACGCAAAATTCGTCTGCCCAAGGCGTAA
- a CDS encoding YgfZ/GcvT domain-containing protein yields the protein MSLLQTHLADVAHWTENRGEKIPAYFTHVDQERQALDQNAAIVDLSFNGAIVIAGPQRADFLSGLITNQIKRVNAQTAIYAALLSAQGRFQWDFTILQIDAEAEGEDPRLLMLLEPGAHTALFQRLSMYLLRTQATLTDHSEQLGALGVAGPNALEVLQKTWPDATFSAELGATVSPQAGVWVIADPRHSLWGYRVIADAAALPGLWDQLTAHAAPAGFAAWESYRIANALPRGGGDLVPDLSIPLESGFLEMNGVDFNKGCYIGQETTARTYHRGTLKKRLFRLTLEGKPNLGDSVMSGTDHEVGMVTSVDPNGGQALAVLRASDVADGKPLRVGNTEVKAVSKPTWATWE from the coding sequence GTGAGTCTTCTGCAAACCCATCTCGCGGACGTGGCCCATTGGACTGAAAATCGCGGGGAAAAGATCCCGGCTTATTTCACCCATGTGGATCAGGAGCGTCAGGCATTGGACCAAAACGCCGCCATTGTCGACCTGAGTTTCAATGGCGCCATCGTCATCGCCGGGCCCCAGCGCGCCGATTTTCTCTCGGGTCTGATCACTAACCAAATCAAGCGTGTCAACGCCCAGACCGCCATCTATGCGGCGCTGCTCTCGGCCCAGGGGCGGTTTCAGTGGGACTTCACCATTCTGCAGATCGACGCCGAGGCCGAGGGCGAGGATCCGCGTCTGCTGATGCTGTTGGAGCCAGGCGCTCACACGGCGCTGTTCCAACGTCTCTCCATGTACCTGCTGCGCACCCAGGCGACCTTGACCGACCACAGCGAGCAGTTGGGCGCGCTCGGCGTGGCCGGTCCCAATGCATTGGAAGTGCTGCAAAAAACCTGGCCCGATGCGACCTTCTCCGCTGAGCTGGGCGCCACCGTTTCGCCGCAGGCGGGGGTGTGGGTGATCGCCGATCCGCGGCATAGTCTGTGGGGTTATCGCGTCATCGCCGACGCCGCGGCGCTGCCCGGGTTGTGGGATCAACTCACCGCCCACGCCGCCCCTGCCGGATTCGCCGCCTGGGAGAGCTATCGCATCGCCAACGCCCTGCCTCGCGGCGGCGGCGATCTGGTGCCCGATCTCTCCATCCCGCTGGAGTCGGGCTTCCTGGAGATGAACGGCGTCGATTTCAACAAAGGGTGCTACATCGGCCAGGAGACCACCGCCCGCACCTACCATCGCGGCACGCTGAAGAAACGCCTGTTCCGCCTCACCTTGGAGGGTAAACCCAATCTCGGCGACAGCGTCATGAGCGGCACCGATCACGAAGTGGGCATGGTCACCAGCGTCGATCCCAATGGCGGTCAGGCGCTGGCGGTGCTGCGCGCCTCCGACGTCGCCGACGGCAAGCCGTTGCGAGTCGGCAATACCGAGGTGAAAGCCGTCAGCAAACCCACTTGGGCGACTTGGGAGTAG
- a CDS encoding flagellar hook-length control protein FliK: MTPFAIQMNPTALLDPSQSGKSEPDAVNSAEQFEEALKQAKEARATSERLDGVANEQAQEALQANRKQAEMTEARQQQSAEAAHHNAAQRKQQSAEQQQQHAAAQEAQQEMRRDQSAEASDARAARRDARAEAQQPGQRPAEQTQQQQANAQQPAGQGVKTGQAGQQQGAGQQMGQNGQNGQSGAPNFADMLANNSANSGQQAQVNLAHTNPIAANAAKMEQLDAMVKTAKADGAPQITASANANRASSTNAARQAQAPAKPLPTQSPRFGDELGMRIGQMRVISRPGQSDQVRIQLEPQNLGSLDVRLTVDSDKQVHITVTAETEAAKEAINKHMDQLKAALERQDLTFASLDVDVNPDLNKQMAQTFEDAQQQAKGERYGWDREEETDPLEQILAQRAIYAPRDQSGLSVLA, encoded by the coding sequence ATGACCCCATTCGCCATTCAGATGAATCCAACCGCCCTGTTGGATCCCAGTCAGAGCGGCAAATCCGAACCCGATGCGGTCAATAGCGCCGAACAGTTCGAAGAGGCCCTCAAACAAGCCAAAGAGGCGCGCGCCACCAGCGAGCGTTTGGACGGCGTGGCCAATGAACAGGCGCAAGAGGCGTTGCAGGCCAATCGTAAGCAGGCGGAGATGACCGAAGCGCGCCAACAACAGAGCGCCGAGGCCGCGCATCACAACGCGGCGCAGCGCAAACAGCAGAGCGCCGAGCAGCAGCAGCAACACGCCGCCGCCCAGGAGGCGCAACAAGAGATGCGTCGCGACCAGAGCGCCGAAGCCAGCGATGCCCGCGCCGCCCGTCGGGACGCCCGCGCCGAGGCGCAGCAGCCGGGCCAACGTCCCGCCGAGCAGACCCAACAGCAACAGGCCAACGCCCAGCAACCGGCGGGGCAGGGGGTCAAAACGGGTCAGGCGGGCCAACAGCAGGGCGCCGGGCAGCAGATGGGTCAGAACGGCCAGAACGGACAGAGTGGCGCGCCCAACTTCGCCGACATGCTGGCCAACAACAGCGCCAACAGTGGGCAGCAGGCACAAGTCAATTTGGCCCACACCAATCCCATTGCCGCCAACGCCGCCAAAATGGAGCAGTTGGACGCCATGGTGAAAACCGCCAAGGCGGATGGCGCGCCGCAAATCACTGCGTCGGCCAACGCCAACCGCGCCAGCTCCACCAATGCGGCGCGTCAAGCGCAGGCGCCCGCCAAGCCACTGCCGACGCAATCGCCCCGCTTTGGCGATGAGTTGGGGATGCGCATTGGCCAAATGCGCGTGATTTCGCGTCCGGGGCAGTCGGATCAAGTGCGCATTCAACTGGAGCCGCAAAATCTGGGCTCCCTGGATGTGCGTTTGACGGTGGATAGCGACAAACAGGTGCATATTACGGTGACGGCTGAAACCGAAGCGGCCAAAGAGGCGATCAATAAACATATGGATCAACTCAAGGCGGCGTTGGAGCGGCAGGATTTGACCTTCGCCAGTTTGGATGTGGATGTGAATCCCGACTTGAATAAGCAGATGGCGCAGACGTTTGAAGATGCGCAGCAGCAGGCCAAGGGTGAGCGTTACGGTTGGGATCGGGAGGAAGAGACGGATCCGTTGGAGCAGATATTGGCGCAACGGGCGATTTACGCCCCACGGGATCAGAGTGGACTGAGTGTATTGGCGTAA
- the thiC gene encoding phosphomethylpyrimidine synthase ThiC, protein MCAFRSEWVKGRTGNVTQMHLARQGQITPEMAHVAQVEGLEPELIRSEVARGRMVIPANIRHTEVEPMAIGIAAKCKINSNIGNSAISSGMGEEVDKLTKSIKYGADTVMDLSTGKNIPQIREAILRNSTVPIGTVPIYEVIERVPDVRDLTPELILQVIEEQAAQGVDYMTVHCGVLMHVLPMVESRITKIVSRGGALMAQWMLHHEKENPLYTHFDQLLEICKRYDVTLSLGDGLRPGCLHDASDDAQFAELAVLGELTKRAWEQDVQVMIEGPGHVPLDQIAMNMAKEREVCHEAPFYVLGPLVTDIAAGYDHIASAIGGAIAAWEGASMLCYVTPKEHLGLPNAEDVRNGIIAYKIAAHAADIARKRPGARDRDDEMSRARFGFDWNKQFELALDPDRAREYHDETLPEEAHKKAEFCSMCGPRFCAYKLSQEVVDKSKEIAEKFVPKFCPESGDKGKEEAA, encoded by the coding sequence ATGTGCGCATTCCGCAGCGAGTGGGTCAAAGGCCGCACCGGCAACGTTACCCAGATGCATTTGGCCCGACAAGGGCAGATCACGCCTGAAATGGCCCATGTGGCCCAAGTCGAGGGATTAGAGCCGGAGTTGATCCGCTCCGAGGTGGCGCGCGGGCGCATGGTGATCCCGGCCAATATCCGCCACACCGAAGTGGAGCCCATGGCCATCGGCATCGCCGCCAAGTGTAAGATCAACTCCAATATCGGCAACTCGGCCATCTCCTCGGGCATGGGCGAAGAGGTGGACAAACTGACCAAGTCCATCAAGTATGGCGCCGATACGGTGATGGACCTCTCCACCGGCAAAAACATTCCCCAGATTCGTGAAGCGATTCTGCGCAACAGCACGGTGCCCATCGGCACGGTGCCCATCTATGAGGTGATCGAGCGCGTGCCTGACGTGCGCGATCTGACTCCTGAGCTGATCCTGCAGGTGATCGAGGAGCAGGCGGCTCAGGGGGTGGACTACATGACGGTGCACTGCGGCGTGCTGATGCATGTGCTGCCCATGGTGGAGTCGCGCATCACCAAGATCGTCTCGCGCGGCGGCGCGCTGATGGCGCAGTGGATGCTGCACCATGAAAAAGAGAACCCGCTCTACACCCACTTCGACCAACTGCTGGAGATCTGCAAGCGTTACGACGTGACGCTCTCTCTGGGCGATGGCCTGCGTCCGGGCTGCCTGCACGACGCCTCCGACGACGCGCAGTTCGCCGAACTGGCTGTGCTGGGCGAGTTGACCAAGCGAGCGTGGGAACAGGATGTGCAGGTGATGATCGAAGGTCCGGGCCACGTGCCGCTGGATCAGATCGCCATGAATATGGCCAAGGAGCGCGAGGTGTGCCACGAAGCGCCCTTCTACGTGTTGGGGCCGTTGGTCACCGACATCGCCGCCGGTTACGACCATATCGCCTCGGCCATCGGCGGCGCCATCGCCGCGTGGGAAGGCGCCTCCATGCTTTGCTATGTGACCCCCAAGGAGCATTTGGGCCTGCCCAACGCCGAGGATGTGCGCAACGGCATCATCGCCTACAAGATCGCCGCCCACGCCGCCGACATCGCGCGCAAGCGTCCCGGCGCGCGGGATCGCGACGATGAGATGTCACGGGCGCGTTTCGGCTTCGACTGGAACAAGCAGTTCGAACTGGCGCTGGACCCGGATCGGGCGCGTGAGTATCACGACGAGACCCTGCCGGAGGAGGCGCACAAGAAGGCGGAGTTCTGCTCCATGTGCGGTCCGCGCTTCTGCGCCTACAAGCTGTCGCAGGAGGTGGTCGACAAATCCAAGGAGATCGCCGAGAAGTTCGTGCCCAAATTCTGCCCCGAGAGCGGCGACAAGGGCAAAGAGGAAGCCGCCTGA